A genomic region of Pradoshia eiseniae contains the following coding sequences:
- a CDS encoding ABC transporter permease, protein MAIFGAMLWKEWLELKRSYKLIIVPFAFAIIMVTLPITMKLLPSLIEQDLPEGTVIVVPESTASDILAGIFANFEQLGLIVLILVMMGTVASEREKGSSALVLSKSTGRSGYLLAKWAAYSMLSVVSFLFGMLLTVYYTRVLFDGKMDWGAIVQGTLPYLILILLCVTLTLLFSSIMKSAVFAGFISYGSYLALTKLGQYFPAGIEKYTPSALIDNAGKVMIGQDGPIMAPMLVLMALIAVLLILAIKLFKRQEL, encoded by the coding sequence ATGGCGATATTTGGAGCAATGCTCTGGAAGGAATGGCTGGAACTGAAACGGTCTTATAAGCTGATCATCGTCCCATTTGCGTTTGCCATCATTATGGTGACACTCCCGATAACGATGAAGCTTCTTCCAAGCCTGATTGAGCAGGATCTTCCAGAAGGAACAGTGATTGTGGTCCCTGAGAGCACGGCGAGTGATATTCTTGCCGGGATATTTGCTAACTTTGAGCAGCTTGGCTTAATCGTGCTCATTCTCGTCATGATGGGGACCGTGGCCTCAGAGCGGGAGAAAGGGAGCTCAGCGCTCGTATTATCCAAATCAACTGGCCGAAGCGGCTATTTATTGGCCAAATGGGCGGCCTATTCAATGCTATCGGTTGTTTCTTTCTTGTTCGGGATGCTGTTGACCGTCTATTATACGAGGGTTCTCTTTGACGGGAAAATGGACTGGGGAGCAATCGTCCAAGGAACCCTGCCGTACCTCATCTTAATCCTGCTGTGTGTAACACTGACGCTCCTGTTTTCTTCTATTATGAAGAGCGCGGTTTTTGCGGGATTTATCAGCTATGGAAGCTATCTTGCTTTAACGAAGCTTGGTCAGTATTTTCCTGCTGGGATAGAGAAATATACACCCTCAGCACTGATTGATAACGCTGGCAAGGTCATGATTGGACAGGATGGGCCAATCATGGCTCCTATGCTTGTTCTGATGGCATTGATAGCGGTTTTGCTAATCTTAGCAATCAAATTATTTAAAAGGCAGGAACTATAG
- a CDS encoding ABC transporter ATP-binding protein, translating into MIRCEKLTKSYQGFPALKGISFSIDGPGCYGFIGSNGSGKTTAIRIMAGLAKATSGRIQIEGYDVERDQKNIAKLIGYLPQNPAYYDYMTGEEWMMLSGKLFGLSKTEIKLRTERLLKRCGIWEARKRKIGGYSGGMKQRLGLAQALINEPKLLLLDEPVSALDPMGRHQVLELIEELKRDHMIFMSSHILDDVEKTADHILILHKGQLLLSSAKQDLLKEYAGSAIKFQLLAPNQTIVEAVTSQTWAERIEASNTSYRVVVNDLEKAKAQLPLIIQEEAGVITDYRIEALSLQDIFFKVVNA; encoded by the coding sequence ATGATAAGATGCGAAAAATTGACCAAATCCTATCAAGGCTTTCCCGCGTTGAAGGGAATAAGCTTTTCCATTGACGGGCCGGGGTGCTATGGGTTCATTGGAAGCAACGGCTCTGGAAAAACAACCGCCATCCGAATCATGGCTGGTCTAGCTAAGGCGACTTCAGGACGGATACAAATTGAAGGGTATGATGTAGAGAGGGACCAGAAGAATATAGCCAAACTGATTGGCTATTTGCCTCAAAACCCAGCCTATTATGATTATATGACGGGTGAGGAGTGGATGATGTTATCTGGTAAGCTATTCGGGCTGAGCAAAACGGAGATTAAGCTTCGCACTGAGCGTCTGTTAAAGAGATGCGGCATATGGGAGGCCAGGAAGCGGAAGATTGGCGGCTATAGCGGCGGGATGAAACAGCGGCTTGGTCTTGCACAGGCGCTTATTAATGAGCCGAAGCTGCTGCTTTTGGATGAGCCTGTTTCAGCTCTCGATCCTATGGGCCGTCATCAGGTTCTCGAGCTGATTGAGGAGCTGAAGAGAGACCATATGATTTTCATGTCCAGCCATATCCTCGATGATGTGGAGAAAACGGCTGATCATATCCTCATTTTGCATAAAGGGCAATTATTATTATCTTCCGCTAAGCAAGATTTGCTAAAGGAATATGCCGGCTCCGCCATCAAATTCCAGCTTCTCGCTCCAAATCAAACAATCGTCGAGGCTGTCACAAGTCAGACTTGGGCAGAGCGTATCGAAGCATCAAACACATCCTATCGTGTTGTGGTGAATGATTTGGAGAAGGCAAAGGCTCAGCTGCCTTTGATTATTCAAGAGGAGGCAGGCGTCATTACGGATTACCGGATAGAGGCTTTGTCTCTGCAGGATATTTTCTTCAAGGTGGTGAATGCGTAA
- a CDS encoding PLD nuclease N-terminal domain-containing protein: MSQQLQIILPLILMEFVLKIIALVDLAKRDKRGVKGEKKFVWVIVILLFSTIGPVLYLVAGKKDFIQEEDN, from the coding sequence ATGAGTCAGCAATTGCAAATAATCCTTCCGCTTATACTCATGGAATTTGTCCTAAAGATTATTGCTTTAGTCGATTTGGCCAAAAGGGATAAAAGGGGAGTCAAGGGAGAGAAGAAGTTCGTTTGGGTGATTGTCATCCTGTTGTTCTCGACGATTGGCCCTGTTCTATATTTGGTCGCAGGCAAGAAGGACTTCATACAAGAAGAGGACAATTAA
- a CDS encoding MerR family transcriptional regulator: MKDNQILRAYSIKEVSRKINVPAGTIRQWEKDLNGVLAIPRSKQGSRFYTEVEIAILKRIKEMRDKNLSKDIIKEMLQKHLKDGQNLAKKPDSKLPSELTATSVAVIEKPQEPKLEVEEFLHAMDAYKTQFMKEMSNEMRNNRHLMIEEVKKEISQGSIDTIKGLSKSIQRSTLKTNSELKQLSQNVSRSSERTSETVETLTRSIAKSSEGAFESFSKRISEAAAEGYRDLLSDLSSSVSEAQSEIKSVTEAIYQDREQYFETMNKELEQYRHDIRQREEAFQQMVTSFRDAAPTKEKEKEKEKPKTIKLKEHKKEKNKDKLKTVQTKPAKKAPVQEAAPEEKKWWNFRRKSK, from the coding sequence ATGAAAGACAATCAAATCTTAAGAGCATATTCAATTAAAGAGGTTTCACGCAAAATCAATGTTCCGGCTGGGACCATTCGCCAATGGGAAAAAGATTTAAATGGTGTGCTGGCCATTCCCCGTTCTAAGCAAGGCTCCCGCTTTTATACTGAAGTGGAAATCGCGATTCTGAAAAGGATCAAGGAAATGCGAGATAAAAATTTAAGCAAGGATATCATTAAGGAGATGCTTCAGAAGCATCTGAAAGATGGCCAGAACTTGGCTAAGAAACCAGATTCAAAGCTCCCTTCCGAATTGACCGCAACCTCTGTGGCGGTCATCGAGAAGCCGCAAGAGCCGAAGCTTGAGGTTGAGGAATTCCTGCATGCGATGGATGCCTATAAGACGCAATTCATGAAGGAAATGAGCAATGAGATGCGCAATAACCGGCATCTAATGATTGAAGAGGTCAAAAAGGAAATCTCACAAGGCTCCATTGATACCATCAAAGGCTTATCAAAGTCGATTCAGCGATCAACTCTAAAAACAAACAGCGAGCTCAAACAATTATCTCAAAACGTTTCGAGGTCTTCAGAGCGTACCTCTGAAACAGTCGAAACCTTGACTAGGAGCATTGCGAAGTCCTCAGAAGGCGCCTTTGAATCGTTTTCCAAACGAATATCTGAGGCAGCAGCCGAAGGCTATCGTGACCTGCTCTCTGACCTCTCCTCTTCCGTGTCTGAAGCGCAAAGCGAGATCAAGAGCGTAACGGAGGCCATATACCAGGACCGCGAGCAATACTTTGAGACGATGAATAAGGAGCTTGAGCAATACAGGCACGACATCAGACAACGCGAGGAAGCCTTCCAGCAAATGGTCACGAGCTTCCGTGATGCGGCCCCAACAAAGGAAAAAGAAAAAGAGAAGGAAAAACCAAAAACGATCAAGCTCAAAGAACATAAGAAGGAAAAAAATAAGGATAAGCTGAAAACAGTCCAAACGAAACCGGCCAAGAAGGCTCCTGTGCAAGAGGCTGCCCCGGAAGAAAAAAAGTGGTGGAATTTCCGAAGAAAAAGTAAATGA
- a CDS encoding MerR family transcriptional regulator: MNTNDIANSLGVSSSTVKRWVKQLGIEPSRNAKGHFIYTQSEFDQLYTFHQDQLKQENPLTFLPPEKDEQVHKLEDKVQQLQLQLYKKADGVTSVQLLNHRREIEDLLEVVEKLEERIEQLEMQMNKSKKPPAKVEPISLDGPLTSKRKRKRKIMGMMFGL, encoded by the coding sequence ATGAATACAAATGATATCGCCAATTCATTAGGCGTTTCCTCAAGCACCGTCAAACGCTGGGTAAAACAATTAGGGATTGAGCCAAGCCGGAATGCTAAGGGCCATTTTATCTACACACAGAGTGAATTTGACCAGCTGTACACCTTCCATCAGGACCAGCTAAAACAAGAGAACCCGCTGACATTCCTTCCGCCTGAAAAGGATGAACAAGTGCATAAGCTTGAAGACAAAGTTCAGCAATTACAGCTGCAGCTCTATAAAAAGGCAGATGGCGTTACCTCTGTCCAGCTTCTTAACCATCGCCGCGAGATAGAAGATTTGCTCGAAGTAGTTGAAAAGCTCGAGGAACGGATTGAGCAACTTGAGATGCAGATGAACAAATCAAAAAAACCGCCTGCTAAAGTGGAGCCAATCTCACTTGATGGTCCCCTTACCTCAAAGAGGAAGCGCAAGCGTAAAATCATGGGCATGATGTTTGGATTATAG
- a CDS encoding aldo/keto reductase, whose product MNYQANSARYESMSYRRSGKSGVLLPAISLGLWKNFGGEVPFEQSRKMVLRAFDLGITHFDLANNYGPPYGSAEETFGHILKKDLLPYRDELLISTKAGYDMWPGPYGNWGSRKYLIASLDQSLKRMGLEYVDIFYSHRPDPHTPLEETMGALDYAVRSGKALYAGISNYRPEEAKEAISILRRLGTPCLVHQPRYSMIDRWIEDGLLDLLHEEGVGSIAFSPLGRGRLTNKYVLKLEAEESRSSELRLFTELSNFAGNRGQTLSQLALSWVLREGGVTSAIIGASHVSQIEENMQVLSQPPLTSEELTELDSILSHSHIG is encoded by the coding sequence ATGAACTACCAAGCAAACAGCGCACGTTATGAATCAATGTCATACAGGCGATCTGGCAAAAGCGGGGTGCTATTGCCGGCTATTTCACTCGGTCTATGGAAGAACTTCGGCGGAGAGGTACCGTTTGAACAATCACGCAAAATGGTATTAAGAGCATTTGATCTTGGTATCACTCATTTCGACTTGGCCAATAATTATGGACCGCCATATGGTTCAGCCGAGGAAACATTCGGTCATATCTTGAAGAAGGATTTGCTCCCTTATCGGGATGAGCTGCTCATTTCGACCAAAGCAGGCTATGATATGTGGCCGGGACCATACGGCAATTGGGGTTCGAGAAAATACTTGATTGCCAGTCTAGACCAAAGCTTAAAACGGATGGGACTAGAGTATGTCGATATCTTCTATTCGCATCGTCCAGACCCGCACACCCCGCTTGAGGAAACGATGGGAGCACTCGATTATGCGGTCCGTTCCGGAAAAGCGCTTTATGCAGGCATATCGAATTACAGACCCGAGGAAGCAAAGGAGGCTATCTCCATTCTGAGAAGGCTCGGTACCCCTTGCTTGGTTCATCAGCCGCGCTATTCCATGATCGACCGCTGGATTGAGGATGGGCTGTTAGACTTGCTTCATGAAGAGGGAGTCGGCTCCATTGCATTCAGTCCGCTTGGCCGCGGCAGACTTACGAATAAATATGTCCTGAAGCTCGAGGCTGAAGAGAGCCGCTCATCTGAATTAAGGCTCTTTACTGAGCTTTCGAATTTTGCGGGCAATCGCGGACAAACCTTGTCACAGCTTGCCCTTTCCTGGGTTTTGCGTGAAGGCGGTGTAACCTCTGCCATCATCGGGGCTAGCCATGTTAGCCAAATTGAAGAAAATATGCAAGTCCTAAGCCAGCCTCCATTGACTTCAGAGGAATTAACTGAACTGGACAGCATTTTATCTCATTCCCATATAGGATAA
- the zupT gene encoding zinc transporter ZupT: MDSNLLLAFSLTLMAGLATGIGSLIAFLTTRTNKAFLSISLGFSAGVMIYVSMVEIFVKAKDALVGELGYERGYTMTVIGFFFGILLIAIIDRVIPKQGNPHEPQKVEDMNKPASEIQNQALMKMGVFTALAIGIHNFPEGIATFTSALQDPGLGIAIAVAIAIHNIPEGIAVAVPIYFATGNKKKAFKLSFLSGLAEPVGALFAYLILMPFLNDLMFGFIFAAVAGIMVFISLDELLPAAKKYDESHHAIYGLIAGMALMAISLLLFI, translated from the coding sequence TTGGATTCAAATTTATTATTAGCATTTTCATTAACCTTGATGGCTGGTTTGGCAACAGGGATAGGAAGCTTAATTGCCTTCTTGACGACACGTACTAACAAAGCCTTCCTCTCTATATCTCTCGGTTTCTCTGCTGGTGTCATGATATATGTATCGATGGTTGAGATTTTTGTAAAAGCGAAGGATGCCCTTGTCGGTGAACTCGGTTATGAACGTGGTTACACAATGACCGTAATCGGATTTTTCTTCGGAATTCTGCTGATAGCCATTATTGACCGGGTTATCCCAAAGCAAGGGAATCCTCATGAACCTCAGAAGGTAGAAGATATGAACAAACCAGCCAGCGAGATACAAAACCAGGCGCTAATGAAGATGGGGGTATTTACCGCCCTTGCGATTGGCATTCATAACTTCCCTGAAGGCATCGCAACCTTTACTTCAGCTCTCCAAGACCCAGGTCTTGGTATCGCCATAGCAGTTGCCATCGCGATTCACAATATTCCGGAGGGCATTGCGGTTGCTGTTCCCATTTATTTTGCGACAGGCAACAAAAAGAAGGCCTTCAAGCTATCCTTCCTATCAGGTCTTGCAGAGCCTGTCGGTGCGCTGTTTGCCTATTTGATTCTCATGCCGTTCTTAAATGATTTAATGTTCGGCTTCATCTTTGCTGCCGTTGCTGGAATCATGGTTTTCATCTCACTTGATGAACTTTTGCCCGCAGCGAAGAAATATGATGAAAGTCATCATGCCATATATGGACTCATCGCGGGTATGGCCCTTATGGCAATCAGTCTCCTGCTATTCATTTAA
- a CDS encoding STAS domain-containing protein, with protein MQAAFETSTFIKEYFQENRDYFQEQLLSEAVNVRDKIEEILLIGNIDLLNNAQKLVVYVMDQSDKDVRAFAKQEGIAWATHSLTLTFKLEWVQAIRRTLWKLLNKFVDEQDLEYDASDFFTLEKQINDQLDQFLNTFFICYSDYKDQLLEHQKQLVENLSVPIIPITSDMCILPLIGVLDDHRARIIEEKVFTAIDELHIETLIIDLSGIAEMDGAVIDQFLKMIDGTTMMGCKPVITGLRPEIVRHMVSLGITFEDRAITSGTLQAAVKRYTSLDK; from the coding sequence ATGCAGGCAGCCTTTGAGACAAGTACATTTATAAAAGAATATTTTCAGGAGAATCGAGATTATTTTCAGGAACAATTACTTTCAGAGGCGGTTAATGTTCGTGATAAGATTGAGGAGATTCTGCTGATTGGCAATATCGACTTATTGAACAACGCCCAAAAACTAGTTGTCTATGTTATGGACCAAAGTGACAAGGATGTACGTGCTTTTGCCAAACAAGAGGGAATTGCATGGGCGACACATTCTCTGACATTGACGTTCAAGCTTGAATGGGTGCAGGCAATCAGAAGAACATTGTGGAAGCTTTTGAATAAATTTGTCGACGAGCAGGATCTAGAATATGACGCGTCTGATTTCTTCACGCTAGAAAAGCAAATTAACGATCAATTGGATCAATTCTTAAATACTTTCTTTATTTGCTACTCTGATTATAAGGACCAATTGCTTGAACACCAAAAGCAGCTGGTCGAGAACTTATCTGTTCCAATTATTCCGATTACCTCAGATATGTGTATTTTACCGCTGATTGGTGTGCTGGATGACCATCGTGCCAGAATCATTGAAGAGAAGGTCTTTACCGCTATTGATGAATTACATATCGAGACCTTAATTATTGATCTATCTGGTATTGCCGAAATGGATGGGGCTGTGATTGATCAATTCCTAAAGATGATTGATGGAACGACTATGATGGGATGTAAGCCTGTCATAACGGGATTAAGGCCCGAAATCGTGCGTCATATGGTTTCCCTTGGAATCACATTTGAAGACAGGGCGATTACATCAGGTACCCTGCAGGCAGCGGTGAAAAGGTATACATCACTTGATAAATAA
- a CDS encoding HIT family protein, giving the protein MICFGCQLANQQEPVHVVWENEDVCCILDHAPFNEGHVLVMPKKHIRYFDEMDKRTASSVMEAAGIVSRALKEVFHPDGITVCQNGGIFDELTHFHLHIIPRYEGQNFADFYVEDEENQCLEAHQLQETKRKLTRVMES; this is encoded by the coding sequence ATGATTTGTTTTGGGTGCCAATTAGCAAATCAGCAAGAACCCGTGCATGTTGTATGGGAAAATGAGGATGTATGCTGCATCCTGGACCACGCTCCTTTCAACGAAGGACATGTTCTTGTGATGCCTAAGAAACATATTCGCTATTTTGATGAAATGGATAAACGTACGGCAAGCTCGGTCATGGAAGCGGCAGGAATTGTATCAAGAGCGCTAAAGGAAGTGTTTCATCCAGACGGTATTACTGTATGCCAAAATGGCGGAATATTTGATGAATTAACTCACTTTCATCTGCATATTATCCCAAGATATGAGGGGCAGAATTTTGCAGATTTTTATGTAGAAGATGAAGAAAATCAGTGCCTTGAAGCTCATCAGTTACAAGAAACAAAAAGGAAGCTTACTAGAGTCATGGAGAGCTAG